A window of the Phragmites australis chromosome 20, lpPhrAust1.1, whole genome shotgun sequence genome harbors these coding sequences:
- the LOC133902084 gene encoding 11 kDa late embryogenesis abundant protein-like, translated as MQGGKSTNAAEVAKEAAANVGASAWAGKEKTKAVLQEKGAKMKVHDPAEKAAADARMQERVREVEAIKQDAMRHNAATKERATAAEHHPTPTAPLSAGAVAQDRSSSSTGGHDDAGAVPIATETGTGRPDAVPHESYLPASGTGAAGGRCT; from the coding sequence ATGCAGGGCGGGAAGAGCACGAACGCTGCGGAGGTCgcgaaggaggcggcggcgaacgTGGGCGCTTCGGCGTGGGCGGGCAAGGAGAAGACCAAGGCCGTCCTCCAGGAGAAGGGGGCCAAGATGAAGGTGCACGACCCGgcggagaaggcggcggcggacgcgAGGATGCAGGAGCGCGTCCGCGAGGTGGAGGCCATCAAGCAGGACGCCATGCGCCACAACGCCGCCACCAAGGAGCGCGCCACCGCGGCGGAGCACCACCCGACGCCGACGGCGCCGCTGTCTGCCGGAGCCGTCGCCCAAGATCGCTCCTCGTCGTCGACTGGTGGCCACGACGACGCCGGTGCAGTACCCATCGCCACGGAGACCGGCACAGGGAGGCCGGACGCCGTCCCACACGAAAGCTACCTGCCGGCGAGCGGCACCGGCGCGGCCGGTGGTCGCTGCACCTGA